A window of the Cytophagaceae bacterium genome harbors these coding sequences:
- a CDS encoding ATP phosphoribosyltransferase, translated as MSQRIKIAIQKSGRLSEDSIALFKECGIKLDMGKGRLKSESSNFPAEFLFLRDDDIPGYVEDGVADLGIVGENVLIESEKDVDTVKKLGFSKCRLSIAIPREIEYTGPEFLNGKSIATSYPRLLSAYLKDNNLESEIHEISGSVEIAPSIGLADAVCDIVSSGSTLLSNGLKEVQKIFKSEAVLIGNKNLNPELTGILEKILFRINAVQKAQDNKYILLNAPNDKLDKIINIISGMKSPTVMPLAIDGWSSVHSVLEESEFWEKIEALREAGAQGILVIPIEKMIL; from the coding sequence ATGAGCCAAAGAATAAAGATTGCCATACAAAAATCAGGCAGATTAAGTGAAGATTCGATAGCATTGTTTAAAGAATGTGGTATAAAGCTCGACATGGGAAAAGGTCGTTTGAAATCTGAATCTTCCAATTTTCCGGCCGAATTTCTTTTTTTGCGTGATGATGACATTCCCGGTTATGTGGAAGATGGTGTGGCTGATTTAGGTATAGTAGGGGAGAATGTACTCATAGAAAGTGAAAAGGATGTAGATACTGTCAAAAAGTTAGGCTTTTCGAAATGCAGATTATCTATCGCCATTCCCAGAGAGATAGAATACACAGGACCAGAGTTTTTAAATGGCAAAAGTATAGCTACTTCCTATCCAAGATTGCTTTCAGCATATCTAAAAGACAATAATCTTGAGTCAGAAATTCATGAAATTAGCGGCTCGGTTGAAATAGCCCCTTCTATCGGCCTGGCTGATGCCGTTTGTGATATAGTGAGCTCTGGTAGTACGCTTTTGAGTAATGGTTTGAAAGAAGTTCAGAAGATATTTAAGTCAGAAGCAGTATTAATTGGAAATAAAAATCTGAATCCTGAGCTAACCGGGATTCTTGAAAAGATTTTATTCAGAATCAATGCCGTTCAGAAAGCCCAGGACAATAAATATATTTTGCTCAACGCTCCCAATGATAAACTGGACAAAATAATAAATATCATTTCAGGAATGAAAAGTCCAACAGTGATGCCACTGGCGATTGATGGCTGGAGTTCAGTTCATTCTGTTTTGGAAGAAAGTGAATTTTGGGAAAAAATTGAAGCTCTAAGAGAAGCCGGAGCACAGGGGATTTTGGTGATACCGATTGAAAAAATGATATTGTAA
- a CDS encoding inorganic pyrophosphatase, with translation MKPVYKAHPWHGIPIGSEAPEIVTTFIEIVPSDTIKYEIDKNSGFLKIDRPQKYSNIVPSLYGFLPQTYCGEKVSEYARKNGAEKVEFGDGDPLDICVLSSHHISHGDILLQARPIGGFCFIDKGEADDKIIAVLLGDQIYGKYNDITELPEGIVERLKHYFLTYKNLPGEPQHCEIAYEYGKAGASDVIKHSMEDYRDLIFNPLK, from the coding sequence ATGAAACCAGTATATAAAGCACATCCCTGGCATGGAATTCCGATTGGAAGTGAAGCACCTGAAATTGTAACTACTTTTATCGAAATAGTACCTTCGGATACCATCAAATATGAAATTGACAAGAATTCAGGTTTTTTGAAAATAGACAGGCCTCAAAAATACAGTAATATCGTACCCTCCCTTTATGGTTTTCTTCCTCAAACCTATTGTGGAGAAAAGGTGTCAGAGTATGCCCGTAAAAATGGAGCCGAAAAAGTGGAATTTGGTGATGGTGACCCGCTTGATATCTGTGTACTTTCCAGTCATCATATTTCCCATGGTGATATTTTACTTCAGGCGAGGCCTATAGGTGGTTTTTGTTTTATTGACAAAGGCGAAGCCGACGATAAAATAATTGCCGTTCTTTTAGGAGATCAGATTTATGGAAAATATAACGACATTACCGAATTGCCGGAAGGAATAGTTGAGCGTTTAAAACATTACTTTCTAACTTATAAAAATCTTCCGGGCGAACCACAACATTGTGAAATCGCTTATGAGTATGGCAAAGCCGGAGCTTCTGATGTTATTAAACATTCGATGGAAGATTACAGGGATTTGATTTTTAATCCTTTGAAATAA
- a CDS encoding pyruvate dehydrogenase complex E1 component subunit beta, which produces MREIQFRDAIKEAMSEEMRRDETIFLMGEEVAEYNGAYKASQGMLDEFGPKRVIDTPIAELGFAGIGVGAAINGTRPIIEFMTFNFSLVAIDQIINSAAKIMAMSAGQYSCPIVFRGPTGNAGQLGAQHSQNFENWFANTPGLKVVVPSNPYDAKGLLKASIRDNDPVIFMESEQMYGDKGMIPDGEYILPIGKANIVQEGTDVTIVSFGKMIPRVVLPAIEGLKKEGISVELIDLRTVRPIDYETVVNSVKKTNRCVVVEEAWPLAAISSEITYHLQRYAFDYLDAPVIRVNNMDIPLHYAPSLIEATLPNVARTVDAVKKVMNRK; this is translated from the coding sequence ATGAGAGAAATACAATTCAGAGATGCGATAAAAGAGGCGATGTCAGAAGAAATGCGTCGCGATGAAACTATATTTTTAATGGGTGAGGAAGTTGCCGAATATAACGGTGCTTACAAGGCCAGTCAAGGGATGTTAGATGAGTTTGGTCCCAAAAGAGTAATTGATACCCCAATCGCCGAATTAGGCTTTGCAGGTATTGGTGTAGGAGCAGCTATCAATGGTACCCGACCTATTATTGAGTTCATGACCTTTAACTTTTCTTTGGTAGCCATCGACCAGATTATCAACAGTGCTGCCAAAATCATGGCCATGTCTGCAGGTCAATACTCTTGCCCGATAGTATTTCGTGGACCAACCGGAAATGCTGGACAGTTGGGTGCTCAACACTCACAAAACTTTGAAAACTGGTTTGCCAATACTCCTGGTCTTAAAGTTGTGGTTCCTTCCAATCCTTACGATGCCAAAGGGCTTTTAAAAGCTTCAATCAGAGACAATGATCCTGTAATTTTCATGGAGTCAGAACAGATGTATGGCGATAAAGGCATGATTCCAGATGGCGAGTATATTCTTCCTATTGGGAAAGCCAACATTGTGCAGGAAGGTACCGATGTTACCATTGTTTCATTTGGAAAAATGATTCCTCGTGTAGTATTACCGGCAATTGAAGGCCTGAAAAAAGAAGGTATCAGTGTTGAGTTAATTGATTTACGTACCGTACGTCCTATTGATTACGAAACAGTGGTTAACTCAGTAAAAAAGACAAACCGTTGTGTGGTTGTAGAAGAAGCATGGCCTTTGGCAGCTATTTCTTCTGAAATCACTTATCATCTTCAAAGATATGCATTTGACTATCTTGATGCTCCGGTTATCAGAGTCAACAACATGGATATCCCTTTACATTATGCACCATCTTTGATTGAGGCTACTTTACCTAACGTTGCTCGTACAGTTGATGCTGTAAAAAAAGTAATGAACAGAAAATAA
- the hisD gene encoding histidinol dehydrogenase: MKIFEFPDKELLKEILQRPTQDFEEISLRVKPVLDAVKHEGDQALRRFALEFDNILLDNFKVDDFEIKNAENQISPELKSAIDQAFQNIYKFHEAQVSAPEIIETIPGVECWRKSVGIEKVGIYIPGGTAPLFSTVLMLAIPAAIAGCKQIVLCSPSNHPAIYYTAKISGVTDIFRIGGAQAIAAMAFGTEQVPQVYKIFGPGNQYVTAAKQMVNQYGIAIDMPAGPSEVAVLADFRANPEFIASDLLSQAEHGADSQVILVADDKNIIEKSIEAVYRQLENLPRKDLAAKSLENSKGILVKDLNDAIEILNQYAPEHLILAIDKPEEILDKIINAGSVFIGDYTPESCGDYASGTNHTLPTNGFAKAYSGVSVDSFVKKITFQRISRKGLEQLGPVVETMAEAESLIAHKNAVSIRLVTDSQ, from the coding sequence ATGAAAATATTTGAATTTCCTGATAAGGAATTATTGAAAGAAATACTTCAAAGACCAACTCAGGATTTTGAGGAAATCAGCCTTAGGGTAAAGCCGGTTTTGGATGCTGTAAAACATGAAGGAGATCAGGCACTGAGGAGATTTGCTCTGGAATTTGACAATATTTTACTGGATAATTTCAAAGTAGATGATTTTGAGATAAAAAACGCTGAAAATCAGATTTCTCCCGAATTAAAATCAGCGATAGATCAGGCATTTCAAAATATTTATAAATTCCATGAAGCTCAGGTCTCTGCTCCGGAAATCATTGAAACCATTCCGGGTGTGGAGTGCTGGAGAAAAAGCGTAGGGATTGAAAAAGTAGGTATTTATATTCCAGGAGGTACAGCTCCATTATTTTCAACGGTTTTGATGTTGGCAATTCCTGCGGCCATAGCAGGTTGTAAACAGATAGTCCTGTGCTCTCCAAGTAACCATCCTGCAATTTATTATACCGCAAAAATTTCAGGCGTAACTGATATTTTTAGAATTGGAGGTGCTCAGGCCATTGCAGCAATGGCTTTTGGTACTGAACAGGTGCCACAAGTGTATAAAATTTTTGGTCCGGGTAATCAATATGTAACGGCTGCCAAACAAATGGTAAATCAATATGGGATTGCGATTGATATGCCGGCTGGACCTTCTGAGGTTGCCGTTTTGGCTGATTTTAGGGCAAATCCGGAATTTATTGCCTCCGATTTGCTTTCACAAGCTGAGCATGGAGCCGATAGTCAGGTGATTTTGGTCGCTGATGATAAGAATATTATTGAAAAATCAATAGAAGCTGTTTATCGCCAATTAGAAAATCTGCCTCGTAAGGATTTGGCGGCAAAATCTTTGGAAAACTCAAAAGGTATTTTGGTAAAAGATTTAAATGATGCTATAGAAATTTTAAATCAATATGCACCAGAGCATTTGATACTTGCAATTGATAAACCCGAGGAAATTCTGGATAAAATAATTAATGCAGGATCAGTTTTTATCGGTGATTATACACCCGAATCTTGCGGTGATTATGCTTCCGGCACCAATCATACCTTGCCAACCAACGGCTTTGCAAAAGCTTACAGTGGAGTTTCGGTGGATAGTTTTGTGAAGAAAATAACTTTCCAGCGTATTTCGAGAAAGGGTTTGGAGCAATTAGGCCCGGTTGTTGAAACCATGGCCGAAGCCGAAAGCCTGATTGCTCACAAAAATGCGGTGAGTATCAGGTTGGTTACTGATTCTCAATAA
- a CDS encoding T9SS C-terminal target domain-containing protein → MKNNFRVLFLLLLSIGLTFTACDRTDDEDEDTTPVGENLTIKGSITTNTTWKAANKYLLEGFVYVESGATLTIEPGTIIKGDKSTKATLIIKPGAKIMAEGTVAKPIVFTSNQAKGSRNLGDWGGIIILGNAPVNKTPATIEGENISTFGGSNAADNSGILKYVRIEFGGIAFETDKEINGLTMGGVGSGTTIDYVQVSSNGDDGFEFFGGTVNPKHLISFKNLDDDFDTDWGFSGNVQYGYIFRDPKVADQCSCSDSNGFESDNDASGSDAAPQTSAKFANVSIFIAEGTPDAKFRSGYRIRRNSAISIYNSLVVGAFPKGGFELGDAATQKNFVDGKNDFKGLIFAGMSKPIVSGADEAKLKDASRKNQFGLEISTLGLPSGYNAATGKPSFLPSAGSLLLTAGATLPSGFESNTIVGAFGGTDWTAGWANFDPQNADY, encoded by the coding sequence ATGAAAAACAATTTCAGAGTTCTGTTTTTACTACTTTTAAGCATTGGCCTTACTTTTACTGCCTGTGATAGAACAGATGACGAAGATGAGGACACTACGCCTGTGGGTGAAAACCTTACCATAAAAGGTTCTATCACCACCAATACAACCTGGAAAGCCGCTAACAAATACCTTTTGGAAGGCTTTGTATATGTAGAATCAGGTGCAACTTTGACCATAGAGCCAGGTACAATTATCAAAGGAGACAAATCCACTAAAGCCACACTTATTATTAAGCCAGGTGCTAAAATTATGGCTGAAGGAACAGTGGCTAAGCCAATTGTATTTACTTCAAACCAAGCTAAAGGTTCAAGAAACCTTGGTGACTGGGGTGGAATCATCATCCTAGGAAATGCTCCGGTTAACAAAACTCCGGCAACAATTGAAGGAGAAAATATCTCGACTTTTGGTGGTAGCAATGCCGCAGATAACTCAGGTATTTTAAAGTATGTTAGAATTGAATTTGGAGGAATTGCTTTCGAAACCGACAAAGAGATCAACGGTCTAACTATGGGTGGTGTAGGTAGTGGAACTACTATTGACTATGTTCAGGTTTCAAGTAACGGTGATGACGGATTTGAATTCTTTGGTGGAACAGTTAATCCAAAACACCTAATTTCATTCAAAAATCTTGATGATGACTTCGATACAGACTGGGGCTTTAGCGGAAACGTTCAATATGGGTATATTTTCAGAGATCCAAAAGTAGCTGACCAATGTTCATGTTCTGATTCCAATGGTTTTGAATCTGACAACGATGCTTCCGGATCAGATGCAGCACCACAAACCAGTGCAAAATTTGCCAATGTTTCCATCTTTATTGCGGAAGGAACTCCTGATGCTAAATTCCGTTCAGGTTACAGAATCAGACGTAACTCAGCTATATCTATCTATAACTCTTTGGTAGTGGGTGCATTCCCAAAAGGTGGATTTGAATTGGGTGATGCTGCTACACAAAAGAACTTCGTGGATGGCAAAAACGACTTTAAAGGTTTGATATTCGCAGGAATGAGCAAGCCTATTGTGTCTGGTGCTGATGAAGCTAAACTAAAAGATGCTTCAAGAAAAAATCAATTCGGTCTTGAAATTTCAACTTTAGGACTTCCATCAGGTTACAATGCAGCCACTGGAAAACCTTCTTTCTTACCATCAGCCGGATCATTACTATTGACTGCTGGAGCTACGCTTCCTTCAGGATTTGAATCAAATACTATCGTTGGTGCATTTGGCGGTACAGACTGGACTGCCGGCTGGGCAAATTTTGACCCACAAAACGCCGACTATTAA
- a CDS encoding thioredoxin family protein gives MKKIILFFLILGSINANAQTEGISFEKGNWFNILKKAKAEKKLIFLDAYTSWCGPCKKMQANVFPDKKLGEYFNANFVNAKIDMEQGEGPAIGMKYPVRGYPTLLFIDPVSGKVVKEVLGYRSVEQLYKLGEETKKEKKSI, from the coding sequence ATGAAAAAAATTATTTTATTCTTTTTAATTCTGGGTTCAATAAATGCGAATGCTCAAACAGAGGGGATTTCATTTGAAAAAGGAAATTGGTTCAACATTTTGAAAAAAGCCAAGGCCGAGAAAAAACTTATCTTCCTGGACGCTTATACCAGTTGGTGCGGTCCATGTAAAAAAATGCAGGCCAATGTATTTCCTGATAAAAAATTGGGGGAATATTTCAACGCAAATTTTGTGAATGCTAAAATCGACATGGAACAAGGGGAAGGTCCTGCCATTGGAATGAAATATCCTGTAAGAGGCTATCCGACCTTATTATTTATTGATCCTGTTTCGGGAAAAGTAGTAAAAGAAGTCCTGGGCTATAGAAGTGTGGAGCAATTGTATAAATTAGGGGAAGAGACAAAAAAAGAGAAAAAGAGTATCTAA
- a CDS encoding carboxypeptidase-like regulatory domain-containing protein: protein MNKFRLLLLFTLSFSFSFSFAQSGSIKGKIIEKAINEAAIGATVKIDGTPLAAVTGVDGDFSFSKVNPGIYKILISSIGFTPITIENVRVEADKSTIINAELVEDSKVLDALVVKGQRMTGTEVAVISELKQMQTIAVGVSSQQITKTQDRDASQVVRRVPGVSIFDERFIVIRGLNERYNTVLLNDIVTPSTEVDIKSFSFDLIPSTAIDRMLVFKSPSAELPGDIAGGAIKIFTKTVPDGNNLSVGFGLGYRTNTTGMKVQDHSGSGLDGIGFGSAFRSLPDGFPSTKKVINYASTSDIINEFKGLNNYYDLQTKNVNPDIRANINYSRRFFFGRKELTNFSYINYSNTHTNFDIKQNRFFYDGNVQNDFSDNSYSNNIRLGAMSNWALILNPKNKIEFRNLFNQLASKETVTRNGNLYENNLEIFNQSFRYEQKSIISSQLNGTHELSEISKLKWIGGFGYTVRNEPDFRRFTSSRVMGSNDDYKMDLQQFESPTLTQAARFYSSMDEFVVTGTVNYDRIIKKNQDEQLNKVLKVGVYSEYKDRLFAARWFGIVNPNRITSELLSLSPEKFFNSENLSPTRVFYSEGTNNDDKYTAQNLLTAGYINFALPISEKFNLNLGLREEFNQQTLQSRERGGGAKIDVNNPIFSTLPSLNTFYKFNAKNILRFGFGSTVNRPEFRELAPFTYYDFAFDVSRRGNKNLKTASVQNLDLRYDFYPSETELITFGVFYKDFKNPIEASIFYNGSALAFTVSNAKSAYSTGVEMEIRKEINKNLMAVLNGSLIQSSVTVSGVSDQSRYLQGQSPYLVNAGLFYTLPKYGLQANALYNTVGKRIYVIGDNVLSSNVFEMPRHTIDLNLTKTLGKVEFKAGVQDLLNQTFRLIQDTNRDNNITDTDGIFQEYKRGSNYTISVNYKF, encoded by the coding sequence ATGAACAAGTTCAGACTATTATTATTATTTACACTATCATTCTCCTTTTCTTTTTCATTCGCCCAATCAGGAAGTATCAAAGGTAAAATTATTGAAAAAGCTATCAATGAAGCCGCAATAGGTGCCACAGTAAAAATTGATGGTACACCATTAGCAGCAGTAACAGGCGTAGATGGCGATTTTTCATTTTCCAAGGTAAATCCGGGTATCTATAAAATACTTATTTCCAGTATCGGTTTTACACCCATCACAATTGAAAATGTGAGAGTCGAGGCCGATAAATCAACCATCATCAATGCAGAATTAGTAGAAGATTCGAAAGTATTGGATGCATTGGTCGTTAAAGGTCAAAGAATGACAGGCACCGAAGTGGCTGTAATCTCAGAACTGAAACAAATGCAAACCATTGCTGTGGGTGTTTCTTCACAGCAAATCACCAAAACTCAGGATCGTGATGCATCTCAGGTGGTAAGAAGAGTACCAGGTGTTTCGATTTTTGATGAAAGATTCATCGTGATTCGTGGTTTAAATGAAAGATATAACACAGTATTATTAAATGATATTGTAACCCCATCTACCGAAGTAGATATAAAATCTTTCTCTTTTGACCTGATTCCAAGTACTGCCATTGACAGAATGTTGGTGTTTAAATCACCTTCCGCTGAGTTACCAGGAGATATCGCTGGTGGTGCTATAAAAATATTCACAAAAACTGTTCCTGATGGCAACAATCTATCAGTAGGTTTTGGTTTGGGATACAGAACTAATACCACAGGTATGAAAGTGCAGGATCATAGTGGCTCAGGGCTTGACGGAATAGGATTTGGCAGTGCTTTCAGAAGTCTTCCTGATGGCTTCCCTTCCACCAAAAAAGTTATCAATTATGCCTCTACTTCAGACATCATCAATGAATTTAAAGGTCTGAATAATTATTATGATTTGCAGACCAAGAATGTAAATCCTGATATAAGAGCCAATATCAATTACTCAAGAAGATTTTTCTTTGGAAGAAAAGAGTTGACCAATTTTAGCTATATCAATTATTCTAATACACACACCAATTTCGATATCAAACAAAACAGATTTTTCTACGATGGAAACGTTCAGAACGACTTCTCTGACAATAGTTATTCCAACAATATCAGATTAGGTGCAATGAGCAACTGGGCCTTGATCTTAAATCCAAAAAATAAAATTGAATTCAGAAACCTGTTTAACCAGCTGGCTTCAAAAGAGACCGTAACCAGGAATGGTAATTTGTATGAAAACAACCTGGAAATTTTTAACCAGTCATTCAGATACGAACAGAAGAGCATTATCTCCAGTCAGTTAAACGGAACTCATGAATTAAGTGAAATTTCGAAATTAAAATGGATTGGCGGTTTTGGTTATACGGTAAGAAATGAGCCTGATTTTAGAAGGTTTACTTCTTCAAGAGTTATGGGCAGCAATGATGACTATAAAATGGACCTTCAACAGTTTGAGTCGCCAACCCTTACTCAAGCGGCAAGATTTTATTCAAGCATGGATGAATTCGTAGTTACCGGAACTGTAAACTATGACAGAATAATCAAAAAGAATCAGGACGAACAACTCAATAAAGTATTGAAAGTAGGTGTTTATTCCGAATATAAGGATCGTCTGTTTGCTGCACGTTGGTTTGGAATTGTAAACCCTAACCGTATCACTTCAGAATTGCTTTCTTTAAGTCCTGAAAAGTTTTTTAATTCAGAAAACTTAAGCCCCACCAGAGTATTTTATTCTGAAGGAACAAACAATGATGATAAATATACAGCCCAGAATCTTTTGACAGCTGGATACATAAATTTTGCTCTTCCAATTTCTGAGAAATTTAACCTAAATCTTGGATTACGCGAAGAGTTTAACCAACAAACCCTTCAGAGTAGAGAAAGAGGTGGTGGTGCAAAAATCGATGTAAACAACCCTATTTTCAGCACTTTACCGTCATTGAATACTTTCTATAAATTCAATGCAAAAAATATCCTGAGATTTGGATTTGGAAGTACGGTAAACCGTCCTGAATTCAGAGAGTTAGCCCCATTTACTTATTATGACTTTGCATTTGATGTATCAAGAAGAGGAAATAAAAACCTCAAAACTGCATCGGTTCAAAATTTAGATTTAAGATATGACTTCTATCCTTCTGAAACTGAATTGATCACATTTGGAGTATTCTACAAAGATTTCAAAAACCCAATTGAGGCCTCAATATTCTATAACGGTAGTGCTCTTGCTTTTACAGTTTCCAATGCCAAATCGGCCTACTCTACAGGAGTTGAAATGGAAATCAGAAAGGAAATCAACAAAAACCTGATGGCAGTATTAAACGGTTCACTCATTCAATCAAGTGTGACAGTGAGTGGTGTTTCTGATCAAAGCCGCTATTTGCAGGGACAATCGCCTTATCTCGTAAATGCCGGATTGTTTTATACTTTGCCAAAATATGGTTTACAAGCCAATGCCCTTTACAATACAGTTGGAAAAAGAATTTATGTAATTGGCGACAATGTTTTGAGTTCAAATGTATTTGAAATGCCTAGACATACCATTGATTTGAACCTAACCAAAACTTTGGGTAAAGTAGAATTTAAAGCGGGTGTTCAGGATTTACTCAACCAAACTTTCAGATTGATTCAGGATACTAATCGTGACAACAACATAACTGATACCGATGGCATATTTCAGGAATATAAAAGAGGATCAAATTATACCATTTCAGTAAATTACAAATTTTAA
- a CDS encoding acetyl-CoA C-acyltransferase, which translates to MKEVYIVAAKRTPIGSFGGMFSGTSAVQLGSSVTKSVVEESKINPEHIDEFFYGSVVQANLGQAPATQVTLGAGLSEKIPTTLINKVCASGMKATMLAAQSIQLGQNQVVISGGMENMSQIPFYLEKARYGYGYGNGQLIDGLAKDGLTDVYQQKAMGCFADATAEKFEISREEQDEYAINCYKKIAENTQNGNFAKEIASVEIKDRKGNVSLISEDEEYKKVNFDKIPGLKPAFTKEGTVTAANSSTINDGAASLILVSGEYLKANNLTPLAKIISYADASQAPEWFTTSPVIAAEKALKSANLSISDIDYFEVNEAFAVVAMAFAKHFNISHEKLNAFGGAVALGHPLGCSGARIIVTLINVLKSKSGKYGMAAICNGGGGASAIIIENQ; encoded by the coding sequence ATGAAAGAAGTTTATATAGTTGCGGCAAAAAGAACCCCTATTGGTAGCTTTGGAGGTATGTTTTCGGGCACTTCTGCGGTACAATTAGGAAGCAGCGTTACCAAATCAGTAGTCGAAGAGTCAAAAATAAATCCGGAGCATATTGACGAGTTTTTTTATGGTTCGGTAGTACAAGCTAATCTTGGTCAGGCACCAGCTACACAGGTAACTTTGGGTGCAGGTTTGTCAGAGAAAATCCCAACTACATTGATCAATAAAGTGTGTGCATCGGGCATGAAAGCCACTATGCTGGCCGCCCAAAGTATTCAGTTGGGACAAAATCAGGTCGTGATTTCCGGTGGAATGGAAAACATGTCGCAGATTCCGTTTTATCTTGAAAAAGCCAGGTACGGTTACGGATATGGAAACGGACAATTGATTGACGGTTTGGCAAAAGATGGCCTTACAGATGTTTACCAGCAAAAAGCCATGGGTTGTTTTGCTGATGCTACTGCCGAAAAATTTGAAATTAGCAGAGAAGAACAAGATGAATATGCGATAAACTGTTACAAAAAAATAGCGGAAAATACTCAAAATGGCAATTTTGCCAAAGAAATTGCATCAGTAGAAATCAAAGATCGTAAGGGAAATGTAAGTCTGATTTCGGAAGATGAAGAATACAAAAAAGTAAATTTTGATAAAATTCCCGGTTTAAAACCTGCATTTACCAAAGAAGGCACTGTTACAGCAGCCAATTCTTCGACGATAAACGATGGAGCCGCCAGTTTAATATTGGTATCAGGAGAATATTTGAAAGCGAATAATCTTACACCATTAGCAAAAATCATCTCCTATGCCGATGCTTCACAGGCACCCGAATGGTTTACCACTTCACCGGTAATAGCGGCTGAAAAAGCCTTAAAATCAGCCAATTTATCAATTTCAGATATTGATTACTTCGAAGTAAATGAGGCTTTTGCAGTAGTGGCAATGGCGTTTGCCAAACACTTCAATATTTCACATGAAAAACTCAATGCTTTTGGTGGAGCGGTGGCATTAGGACACCCACTGGGATGTTCAGGAGCAAGAATAATCGTTACTTTGATTAATGTACTGAAATCAAAATCCGGAAAATACGGAATGGCAGCCATCTGTAATGGCGGCGGGGGTGCAAGTGCAATAATTATTGAGAATCAGTAA
- a CDS encoding MOSC domain-containing protein, producing MRVSGLFIYPVKSLKGISLEVSEVGFKGLKWDRRWMLVDQNNRFLSQREFPVLAKLKTEISDNYLKISVEKKNKSIKIKIGEFPVEKITVTVWDDKLEALVYGSDINDWFKEILGMEVRLVFQPEDSIRAIDGKYAVTGEEETSMSDGYPILIIGEKSLEFLNSKCPEKIDLERFRPNILFEGGEAHIEDNFKSFQIGSVKLYGVKPCARCVITTINPVTLEKGKEPLATLSTYRKVGNKILFGQNVVVHKTGEIRVGDILVINNVVITN from the coding sequence TTGAGAGTAAGTGGTTTGTTTATTTATCCCGTGAAATCATTAAAAGGCATTAGTCTGGAGGTTTCAGAAGTAGGATTTAAAGGTTTGAAATGGGATCGGAGATGGATGTTGGTTGATCAAAATAATCGTTTTTTGTCGCAAAGGGAATTCCCAGTTTTGGCAAAACTCAAAACTGAAATTTCGGATAACTATTTAAAAATTAGTGTTGAAAAGAAAAATAAGAGTATAAAAATAAAAATCGGAGAATTTCCTGTTGAAAAAATAACAGTTACTGTTTGGGATGATAAACTGGAGGCTTTGGTTTATGGAAGTGATATTAATGATTGGTTTAAGGAAATACTAGGAATGGAAGTCAGACTTGTATTTCAGCCGGAAGATTCTATTCGTGCAATCGATGGAAAATATGCAGTGACCGGCGAAGAAGAAACAAGCATGTCAGATGGTTACCCGATTCTGATTATTGGAGAAAAATCACTCGAATTTCTCAATTCAAAATGTCCTGAAAAAATAGATTTAGAGAGATTCAGACCTAACATTTTATTTGAAGGAGGAGAAGCCCATATTGAGGATAATTTCAAATCTTTTCAAATCGGTAGTGTAAAATTGTACGGCGTGAAGCCTTGTGCCAGATGTGTGATAACTACTATAAATCCTGTTACTTTGGAAAAAGGTAAAGAACCACTGGCAACACTTTCAACTTATCGAAAAGTCGGAAATAAAATTCTTTTTGGTCAAAATGTGGTTGTGCATAAGACGGGTGAAATCAGGGTAGGGGATATTTTGGTAATTAATAATGTGGTAATTACTAATTAA